One Haloplanus sp. GDY1 DNA window includes the following coding sequences:
- a CDS encoding transglutaminase domain-containing protein → MPQLKNKPPDDVIVDVAENLNPGPFGKVVKKARSHVDGAGVGGVKIACDLHRLVRTKVDYAEYANFRHPPIECLGNEGNCVDTTCLFCSLLIRVGFECRMVSVSLRDRGHMFTEVLIPASHDEIHDDIVDYYTDRRFLGGINTASVGSNEQGCRWVIADPATSDFLGDTTGLRELGYIRNSGESWDAPQWSGDTDRYRIHFG, encoded by the coding sequence TTGCCCCAGCTAAAGAACAAACCACCAGATGATGTCATTGTAGATGTTGCGGAGAATCTTAATCCCGGTCCGTTTGGGAAGGTCGTAAAGAAAGCTCGAAGCCACGTTGATGGCGCGGGGGTCGGCGGTGTTAAGATCGCATGCGACCTCCATCGATTAGTCCGGACGAAGGTCGATTACGCGGAATATGCAAATTTTCGACATCCGCCTATAGAATGCCTCGGTAATGAAGGCAACTGCGTGGACACGACTTGTTTGTTCTGCTCGTTACTGATTCGAGTGGGATTCGAGTGCCGGATGGTTTCGGTTTCCCTCCGAGATCGCGGCCATATGTTTACAGAGGTGCTGATACCCGCGTCCCACGACGAAATCCACGACGATATCGTCGATTATTACACCGATCGCCGGTTCCTGGGTGGGATTAACACGGCCTCGGTGGGTTCCAACGAACAAGGATGCAGATGGGTAATCGCTGATCCAGCTACATCGGATTTTCTCGGTGATACGACGGGATTACGAGAACTGGGATACATAAGAAACTCTGGCGAGAGTTGGGATGCACCTCAGTGGAGTGGGGACACAGATCGGTATAGGATTCACTTCGGCTAA
- a CDS encoding ATP-binding protein, whose product MFDRLKKQSASDLSKQELKHRIQELKAEASRLSNESDPNQEMLAKCFKELERCFRALADKESFPPLEEKHRSKAANWRKAADQKRVVDSSSITPEVEHEREGQEGGQEDETEEFDWRDPEIDFSDVGGRDELKSRLWELAIGPVESKEQHRKYGVPVPNGVLFAGPPGTGKSHMAKALAGELDRKYLDISLAEIRDSLAGESEKNVKRLFEQAKEHQPCLIIIDEVDALIQQRGSNDLSAGMRQLVSQFLRDMPSLKEEDVLIVGTTNFQGDMDDAVDRPGRFGQDFTIGLPGKACRQEVLQIHLEDRPVASSSVDLREIARLTQDYSCADLEEVTVEAARKALKEDAYITQKHLECGVQQVDPSVNPSKW is encoded by the coding sequence ATGTTCGATAGGCTTAAAAAGCAGTCCGCGAGCGACCTGTCGAAGCAAGAGTTGAAGCACCGGATCCAGGAGCTGAAAGCAGAGGCCAGCCGACTCTCGAATGAGTCGGACCCAAATCAGGAGATGTTGGCAAAGTGTTTCAAAGAGTTGGAACGCTGCTTCCGAGCACTCGCGGATAAGGAGTCTTTCCCTCCGCTGGAAGAGAAACACCGCTCCAAGGCTGCAAACTGGCGGAAAGCTGCTGATCAGAAGCGTGTGGTCGACAGCTCGAGTATCACTCCGGAAGTCGAGCATGAACGAGAAGGACAAGAGGGAGGTCAGGAAGACGAGACCGAAGAATTCGACTGGAGAGACCCCGAAATCGATTTCTCGGATGTGGGGGGACGCGACGAACTGAAGTCGCGTCTCTGGGAACTAGCGATTGGACCCGTCGAGAGCAAGGAACAACACCGAAAGTACGGTGTTCCGGTTCCCAATGGTGTTCTCTTTGCAGGTCCACCAGGCACGGGCAAGAGTCACATGGCGAAGGCGTTGGCTGGTGAACTCGATCGGAAATATCTGGATATTTCCCTGGCTGAGATCCGGGATAGTTTGGCTGGCGAATCCGAGAAGAACGTCAAGAGGCTGTTCGAACAGGCGAAGGAACACCAGCCTTGTCTCATCATTATCGACGAGGTTGACGCTCTCATCCAGCAGCGCGGGAGTAATGATCTGTCTGCGGGTATGCGACAATTAGTGAGCCAGTTCCTCCGCGACATGCCGTCACTGAAGGAAGAAGATGTTCTCATCGTCGGGACGACCAACTTTCAGGGAGATATGGACGACGCAGTCGATCGCCCTGGTCGATTCGGACAGGATTTCACCATCGGTCTCCCGGGCAAGGCTTGTCGGCAGGAAGTCCTCCAGATTCATCTGGAGGATCGGCCAGTTGCTAGTAGTAGCGTGGACCTCCGGGAGATCGCTCGACTGACTCAGGATTATAGCTGTGCCGACCTAGAGGAGGTAACAGTTGAGGCAGCTCGGAAGGCCCTGAAAGAAGATGCCTACATCACTCAGAAACACCTGGAGTGTGGGGTACAACAGGTAGATCCCAGTGTCAATCCTTCAAAGTGGTGA
- a CDS encoding HAD family hydrolase translates to MTSSTIAADQTESSQPAGVVFLDFDDALIFGSTWRILHQHFGVVEDANEHYDKFSNGEISFSQWGHLDAGLWGGNPANALTDAAENVDRISGIDTMIQLLRSEGYIVGIVSGGVQQLISEIMDGHELDFLTANKLNLDGGRISGDVDMTVTPYTKQDIFEQIASNHSIPLEQTIAIGNSSDDFQRNLRGLQIGLNPSDETTRDMADQIVEGESIEPVIPIIQEWAEGT, encoded by the coding sequence ATGACTAGTTCCACGATTGCAGCCGATCAGACGGAATCATCACAGCCAGCGGGTGTTGTTTTTCTTGACTTCGATGACGCTCTTATCTTTGGGAGCACATGGAGAATTCTTCATCAACACTTTGGCGTCGTTGAGGATGCAAACGAACACTATGATAAATTCTCTAATGGAGAAATCTCATTTTCGCAGTGGGGGCATCTTGATGCCGGGTTATGGGGAGGTAATCCTGCAAATGCTCTTACTGATGCTGCCGAGAACGTGGATCGAATTTCTGGTATTGACACGATGATTCAACTCCTGAGGTCAGAAGGGTATATTGTTGGAATCGTTAGTGGTGGGGTTCAGCAGCTCATCTCGGAGATTATGGATGGTCACGAACTGGACTTTCTCACCGCTAACAAGTTGAATTTAGATGGTGGGCGAATATCAGGTGATGTTGATATGACTGTCACCCCGTACACGAAACAAGATATATTTGAACAGATCGCGAGCAACCACTCAATTCCTCTCGAACAGACGATTGCGATTGGGAACTCTTCCGATGACTTCCAGCGAAACCTTCGTGGCTTGCAGATCGGCCTGAATCCTTCCGATGAAACCACCCGTGATATGGCAGATCAGATTGTAGAAGGAGAGAGTATAGAACCAGTAATCCCAATTATTCAGGAGTGGGCAGAAGGGACGTAG
- a CDS encoding metallophosphoesterase, producing MDYLISDLHLDHDNIIDYCDRPFSSVGEMNETLVERWNAIIDPNDEVLYGGDLTIRTSAAALLDWLDELNGEIIFLMGNHDGTVLEGVEQAQFAEEFRFKHRGVPFHATHDPADGPSNWKGWLLHGHHHNNWPDQFPFVDPETCRVNFSVELLDYRPLSTDRLVEYLACGERFADRAAAEEGLEDNNGF from the coding sequence ATGGACTATCTCATCTCGGACCTCCACCTTGATCACGACAACATCATCGACTACTGTGACCGACCCTTCAGCTCAGTTGGTGAGATGAACGAGACGCTGGTTGAACGCTGGAATGCCATCATCGACCCAAATGACGAGGTGCTGTACGGTGGCGATTTGACTATTCGTACGTCAGCTGCGGCCCTGCTGGACTGGCTCGACGAACTCAACGGCGAAATTATCTTTTTGATGGGCAACCACGATGGCACCGTACTGGAGGGTGTAGAACAGGCCCAGTTCGCTGAAGAGTTTCGCTTCAAGCACCGTGGAGTTCCATTCCACGCCACCCACGATCCCGCGGACGGCCCCTCGAACTGGAAGGGATGGCTGCTTCACGGCCACCATCATAACAATTGGCCGGATCAATTCCCGTTCGTTGATCCCGAAACGTGCCGGGTCAACTTCTCCGTTGAACTGCTGGACTACCGGCCATTGTCGACCGACCGGCTGGTTGAGTACCTAGCCTGCGGCGAGCGGTTCGCCGACCGGGCAGCAGCAGAGGAGGGGCTCGAGGACAATAACGGATTTTGA
- a CDS encoding metallophosphoesterase family protein, which produces MVFTDLHLRSTGARFPIDELPVTNHDLVISLGDVIDDNRDHAPSDAAGEAYEERGREFFDALNDEGVPVLAVPGNHDPISCTQRLSDGLANITPLHRDNITVAVDGTWELTIAGWGFDQFDFKPSFLASDYPGVSVGPGQTADTAADALLHETSQFIGGFLSESEFAGRLGTAETDESFKESLELLVNRLETIHGLLEDRRDLGLIASHVSPFGVPFDIRGQHSHDGSVHSGSLALRLAVAITEAIGCLSGHTHKRGTTAVRTLEGHAYAHNPGDAGISSVTIHQDGAVQVEAVDVRW; this is translated from the coding sequence TTGGTCTTCACCGACCTTCATCTCCGTTCGACAGGCGCCCGGTTCCCTATCGATGAACTGCCCGTGACGAATCACGACCTCGTCATCTCGCTTGGGGACGTGATTGACGACAACCGTGACCACGCGCCATCGGATGCAGCGGGAGAGGCATACGAGGAGCGCGGGCGGGAGTTCTTCGACGCGCTGAACGATGAGGGCGTTCCCGTGTTGGCGGTTCCAGGAAACCACGATCCGATTAGCTGTACGCAGCGACTGAGCGACGGGCTCGCGAACATCACGCCACTCCACCGAGACAACATCACGGTCGCCGTCGACGGGACGTGGGAGTTGACTATCGCTGGGTGGGGATTCGACCAGTTCGACTTCAAACCCTCATTCCTTGCCTCAGACTACCCCGGAGTATCGGTCGGGCCAGGCCAGACTGCGGACACAGCCGCAGACGCGCTACTCCACGAGACTAGCCAGTTTATTGGAGGCTTCTTGAGTGAGTCAGAATTCGCCGGACGACTCGGCACTGCGGAGACGGACGAATCGTTCAAAGAGTCGCTGGAGTTGCTCGTAAACCGTTTAGAGACCATCCATGGGCTTCTCGAGGACCGCCGTGACTTGGGCCTCATCGCGAGCCATGTCTCCCCGTTCGGCGTCCCATTCGATATCCGGGGCCAACACTCCCACGATGGATCAGTGCATTCCGGGTCACTCGCCCTCCGGCTAGCCGTGGCCATAACCGAAGCGATTGGCTGCTTATCCGGCCACACGCACAAGCGCGGTACGACCGCAGTACGCACATTAGAGGGGCATGCCTATGCGCACAATCCCGGCGACGCAGGCATCTCGAGCGTGACAATCCATCAGGATGGCGCGGTGCAGGTGGAGGCGGTCGACGTGAGGTGGTGA
- a CDS encoding SIMPL domain-containing protein produces the protein MTDRTVTTEATGRRTETPDLATVEARAIAGADTASAARKSAQDLAATIRSAQTTVDPDRVQTTEIRVKESTELFEPETDKRFQGIERLRIDCVPETAEAVVVDTLEAGGTVQSVEFGFHKDVRERLQDEALNAAVARAREKAERLARAEESTVGRVREMMMTDKRSGMDGLVEDALCDHDGPDLQPTPITISQSVEVVYELEE, from the coding sequence ATGACAGACAGAACGGTCACCACCGAAGCGACGGGAAGGCGAACCGAAACCCCCGATCTAGCGACGGTCGAAGCGAGAGCTATTGCAGGAGCAGACACGGCATCAGCCGCCCGAAAGTCGGCTCAAGACCTAGCCGCGACGATTCGGTCGGCACAGACCACCGTTGATCCTGATCGTGTTCAGACAACGGAGATACGAGTCAAGGAGTCTACGGAGCTATTCGAGCCCGAGACCGACAAGCGATTTCAGGGTATAGAGCGACTCCGTATCGACTGTGTCCCGGAGACGGCAGAAGCCGTGGTTGTCGACACGCTGGAGGCCGGCGGAACCGTCCAGAGTGTCGAATTCGGGTTCCACAAAGACGTTCGTGAACGGTTGCAGGACGAAGCGCTCAATGCGGCCGTCGCTCGGGCCAGAGAGAAAGCCGAGCGGCTGGCGCGTGCCGAGGAATCAACCGTCGGTCGCGTCCGAGAGATGATGATGACAGACAAACGCTCGGGGATGGACGGACTCGTCGAAGACGCACTGTGTGATCACGACGGGCCCGATCTCCAGCCGACGCCCATCACGATCTCCCAGTCTGTCGAGGTCGTCTACGAGCTTGAGGAGTGA
- a CDS encoding DHH family phosphoesterase codes for MLLVTHRHADRDSLGSAIALDEALAADTTVCTPDGIKASAKPLVESIPTVTDPDVSSYDGVVVLDSPSLDRIAPVDPTGGESELYLIDHHTNGDLESAATAAVLDTAAESTAELVYRIIEAADWELSAPGATALVAGLLSDTGFLATAGAPQVEYLTDLLDHLRGEEQRLASLFPVPESPGKRMARFKGVLRADGYKAGDTVVAVTRVGGDESAATRALLTVEADCAFAVSDQGDHVRVVGRCTDAFAERLSLGDDLFPSLAERAGLGGGHDGAGTVRISGRSVAAVEAEILAAVERHLGVTFGEVA; via the coding sequence GTGTTGCTCGTCACCCACCGGCACGCCGACCGGGACAGCCTCGGAAGCGCCATCGCACTCGACGAGGCGCTCGCTGCCGATACAACGGTCTGTACGCCCGACGGCATCAAGGCCAGCGCGAAGCCGCTCGTCGAGTCGATTCCGACGGTCACGGATCCGGACGTGTCGTCCTACGACGGGGTCGTCGTGCTCGACTCACCCTCGCTGGATCGAATCGCGCCAGTCGATCCGACCGGTGGGGAATCGGAGCTGTACCTCATCGACCATCACACCAATGGCGACCTCGAATCGGCTGCGACCGCTGCCGTCCTCGACACGGCGGCCGAGTCGACGGCGGAACTCGTCTACCGCATCATCGAGGCTGCCGACTGGGAACTCTCCGCCCCTGGGGCGACCGCGCTCGTCGCTGGCCTCCTATCCGACACTGGGTTTCTCGCCACCGCCGGGGCGCCACAGGTCGAGTACCTGACGGACCTCCTCGATCACCTTCGCGGGGAGGAGCAGCGCCTCGCGTCGCTGTTTCCGGTGCCGGAGTCCCCCGGGAAGCGGATGGCACGGTTCAAGGGTGTGCTTCGCGCGGACGGGTACAAGGCCGGGGACACGGTTGTCGCAGTCACACGAGTCGGCGGTGACGAATCCGCGGCAACCCGAGCACTCCTCACCGTAGAAGCCGACTGTGCGTTCGCCGTCTCCGACCAGGGCGACCACGTCCGGGTCGTCGGGCGCTGCACGGACGCGTTCGCTGAGCGGCTGAGTCTGGGTGACGACCTATTCCCATCGCTGGCCGAACGAGCGGGGCTCGGCGGAGGCCACGATGGCGCGGGAACAGTCCGAATCTCCGGGCGCTCGGTCGCAGCGGTGGAAGCCGAGATCCTCGCGGCAGTTGAGCGACACTTGGGAGTGACCTTTGGGGAGGTGGCGTGA
- a CDS encoding argonaute/piwi family protein — MTGFEITRIPEPKLVFADGEENKDPRAGLLEHGPCPISEKVDIEVVNVGIVGSSRSISRMEELLRGMRSGIRSNENRKRWKQNFPGFDSKTGIGIDYQTLDEWKGRIRPKDMQQIEELPSREDRVNFTLKLFNSHIQRVCSQTPKPDVVFVPVPQRIVDSCSDPSTDTQRIRTETTNFHSQIKISGMKNRTPTQLLLPRTLYQEGEDVQEESELAWNLAVGMLYKAREGRPWKLAKLRSRTCYAGISFYRERGEGGETRAALAQVFIENGRNFVIEGGEVEDISGDDRPGETHLSREDAQRLAEDILEQYGQYRDVYPDRFVLHKSSNFLDEEAQGFSDGAADVDEKEFAAVRERHPFRLFPGTGDHPALRGTLAIPPGRRECYLYTQGYVPEQSVYNGPGTPNPIVIHPHEEYFSQDYRRFCQEILSFTKLDWNSSDFCKRLPVTLGIAQKVGGILAEPEASDVNLDTHYYYYM; from the coding sequence ATGACTGGATTTGAAATAACGCGCATCCCGGAACCGAAGCTTGTCTTTGCTGACGGCGAGGAAAACAAGGATCCGCGCGCCGGACTCTTGGAACACGGCCCGTGTCCCATTTCGGAAAAGGTGGATATCGAGGTCGTCAACGTGGGTATCGTCGGGAGCAGTCGCTCAATCAGCAGGATGGAAGAACTTCTCCGAGGGATGCGGTCGGGAATTCGGAGCAACGAGAACCGAAAGCGATGGAAGCAAAATTTCCCCGGATTCGACTCGAAGACGGGCATCGGGATCGATTACCAGACGCTCGATGAGTGGAAGGGGCGAATCCGACCGAAGGATATGCAGCAGATTGAGGAGTTGCCCAGTAGGGAGGACCGCGTGAACTTCACGCTCAAACTCTTCAACAGCCATATCCAACGCGTCTGCTCGCAAACGCCGAAACCCGACGTTGTCTTCGTCCCCGTCCCGCAGCGTATTGTCGATAGCTGCTCGGATCCGAGTACGGACACGCAGCGGATCAGAACCGAGACAACGAACTTCCACAGCCAGATCAAGATCTCGGGGATGAAGAACCGCACCCCAACCCAGCTCCTTCTCCCGCGTACTCTGTATCAGGAAGGCGAAGACGTGCAGGAGGAGTCAGAGCTAGCGTGGAACCTCGCGGTCGGGATGTTGTACAAAGCTCGTGAGGGGCGACCGTGGAAGCTCGCCAAACTCCGGAGTAGGACATGCTACGCCGGAATCTCTTTCTACAGGGAACGTGGTGAGGGCGGAGAAACACGTGCCGCGCTTGCGCAAGTATTCATCGAGAACGGGCGTAACTTCGTCATTGAAGGCGGTGAAGTCGAGGATATTTCCGGGGATGATCGTCCCGGCGAAACGCACCTCTCCCGCGAGGACGCGCAGCGACTCGCCGAGGACATCCTCGAACAATATGGCCAGTATCGAGATGTGTATCCCGATCGATTCGTGCTTCACAAGTCGTCGAATTTCTTGGACGAAGAGGCGCAGGGATTCAGCGACGGTGCAGCGGATGTGGACGAGAAGGAGTTTGCCGCTGTGCGCGAGAGACATCCCTTCCGACTCTTCCCTGGGACGGGCGACCATCCCGCACTTCGCGGAACGCTTGCTATCCCGCCGGGACGACGTGAGTGCTACCTGTACACACAGGGATACGTCCCAGAGCAGTCAGTCTATAACGGGCCGGGTACGCCGAACCCGATTGTGATCCACCCACATGAGGAGTACTTCTCGCAGGATTACCGTCGGTTCTGCCAAGAGATTCTATCGTTCACGAAGCTGGATTGGAACAGCTCCGACTTCTGTAAGCGCCTACCGGTCACATTAGGAATTGCGCAGAAGGTTGGCGGTATCTTGGCCGAACCGGAGGCTTCGGACGTCAATCTCGATACTCATTATTACTACTACATGTGA
- a CDS encoding DUF262 domain-containing protein, giving the protein MSDEADDLYDKYIDYDGRDLDTRNVGDSKVVRPITAENFEMEKRTLGEVLTDQKFNVPEYQRLYSWKNIHHEQFWSDIEQFVNADLVADRREVSDVFFSSMYFAVNDDKQVYEVIDGQQRLTTTHLLLRVLMEHLEDIDTDSIEDDTLAEFRDYGIGRITDILYVEESFGKREPRLTLNKHDAEFFKALIMGPSAQVDYLKNEADFSIHGNNSDAVQVSECLGRFGTTDDELADLDTDSLSSGAFFKLYRSHRRLLKAYEFYDRKISDVVEDAETPDETVRALVNILNYVYNSYHVGEYLIREAESDFRMQIFEILNDRGVDLTKIDRIRAAVVNAFFDTDVKDEYVDKWEDIVVAFATDGDAIDDYLSIYLSIVDDGIDRIGDASAELTNAFDTRNIDSDVVPRLRNLDEAKAFLDYAHDLVGYYQDITTTELAAEDLDLASHREQCREILVRLNNQQMDQWRPFVLALYYHTNPESERDAAQFYRVLETIEKLNLRRLLISERPNIFSEVFIEAVEEFNLAPTADAAPASVYEASRDYLITEMRSSTPTLFGDRFIDTIVQTQSWSTGTARLLFGKIAQDHFDDGSHAVERDLNMGNIHLEHVLPQTPVSDPEDPTWLREFFKLNSEPDIEIASEIERYIELVQRSDLDEEEERLKDNISEFITQGFIDDIGNFLLLRDTDNIGASNRPLAEKMTQYYSEIDGFASIYPNRYFTAEYGNVDRELLDKLREQHDGGDVSNVDADVVAYFNSFWTYETLQDRRIELLLDILTTLGFDSFEDEFGIESDQEEVRHEIREKTDQEFEKRLSVRSL; this is encoded by the coding sequence ATGTCGGACGAGGCTGACGATTTGTATGATAAATACATCGACTACGATGGCAGAGATCTCGATACTCGAAATGTCGGTGACAGCAAAGTAGTTCGTCCGATTACGGCCGAGAACTTCGAGATGGAGAAACGGACTCTGGGGGAGGTTCTCACCGATCAGAAGTTCAACGTCCCGGAGTACCAGCGACTGTACTCCTGGAAGAACATCCACCACGAACAGTTTTGGTCGGATATCGAGCAGTTCGTTAATGCCGACCTGGTCGCTGACCGACGCGAGGTATCTGACGTGTTCTTCAGCTCGATGTACTTCGCGGTCAACGACGACAAACAGGTATACGAGGTCATCGACGGCCAACAGCGGCTAACGACAACACACCTGCTGTTGCGCGTCCTTATGGAGCACCTCGAGGACATCGATACAGATTCTATCGAGGACGATACTCTGGCAGAGTTCCGGGACTACGGGATCGGGCGAATCACCGATATCCTCTATGTCGAGGAGTCGTTCGGGAAACGTGAACCCCGGCTCACCCTGAACAAACACGACGCTGAATTCTTCAAAGCCCTGATAATGGGGCCGTCCGCCCAGGTGGATTACCTCAAGAATGAAGCCGATTTCAGCATTCACGGGAACAACAGCGACGCAGTGCAAGTCTCGGAGTGTCTGGGCCGGTTCGGCACCACGGACGATGAACTCGCGGATTTAGATACTGACTCACTCTCGTCGGGAGCGTTTTTCAAACTATACCGCTCACACCGGCGGCTGTTGAAGGCCTACGAGTTCTACGACCGGAAGATTAGCGATGTCGTCGAAGACGCCGAGACGCCGGACGAGACCGTGCGAGCGCTCGTGAATATCCTCAATTACGTCTATAACTCCTACCACGTCGGGGAGTACCTGATTCGAGAAGCGGAATCGGACTTCCGAATGCAGATCTTCGAGATTTTGAATGACCGTGGCGTCGATCTGACGAAGATCGACCGTATCAGGGCCGCAGTCGTGAACGCCTTCTTCGATACCGACGTGAAAGACGAGTACGTCGACAAGTGGGAAGACATTGTGGTGGCGTTTGCGACCGATGGTGATGCCATCGACGACTACCTCTCGATCTATCTGAGTATCGTTGACGATGGCATCGACAGGATCGGTGACGCGAGCGCCGAACTGACCAACGCCTTCGACACGCGGAACATCGATTCGGATGTCGTCCCGCGCCTCCGGAATCTTGACGAAGCGAAGGCCTTCCTCGACTACGCGCACGACCTCGTCGGCTACTATCAAGATATCACAACCACAGAGCTCGCCGCTGAGGACCTAGACCTGGCCAGTCACCGAGAGCAGTGTCGGGAAATTCTTGTTCGCCTCAATAACCAACAGATGGACCAGTGGCGTCCGTTCGTCCTGGCGCTTTATTATCACACCAATCCTGAATCGGAACGGGATGCAGCACAGTTCTATCGCGTATTAGAGACCATCGAGAAACTCAATCTTCGACGCCTCCTCATTTCCGAACGACCGAATATTTTCAGCGAGGTCTTCATTGAGGCTGTTGAGGAGTTCAACCTCGCACCAACCGCCGACGCCGCCCCAGCTAGTGTGTACGAGGCCTCTCGAGATTACCTCATTACCGAGATGCGTTCCTCTACGCCGACGCTTTTCGGTGACCGGTTCATCGATACGATTGTTCAGACTCAGTCTTGGAGTACTGGAACGGCGCGACTGCTCTTCGGGAAGATCGCCCAGGATCACTTCGACGACGGTAGTCATGCCGTCGAGCGAGACTTGAATATGGGGAACATCCATCTCGAACACGTCCTTCCGCAGACTCCCGTCAGCGACCCAGAAGACCCTACTTGGCTTCGCGAGTTTTTCAAACTCAATTCGGAGCCGGATATCGAGATTGCGTCAGAGATCGAGCGCTATATCGAGCTGGTGCAGCGCTCTGATCTCGACGAAGAGGAGGAGCGACTCAAAGACAACATCTCAGAGTTCATCACGCAGGGGTTCATCGACGATATCGGGAACTTCCTCCTGCTCCGTGATACCGACAATATCGGAGCGAGCAACCGACCACTCGCCGAGAAGATGACGCAGTACTACTCTGAGATCGACGGGTTCGCGAGTATCTACCCCAATCGGTATTTCACGGCCGAATATGGCAACGTCGACCGCGAACTCCTCGACAAACTTCGTGAGCAACACGATGGCGGTGATGTTTCGAATGTGGACGCCGATGTAGTGGCGTATTTCAATTCCTTCTGGACGTATGAGACGCTGCAGGATCGACGAATCGAGCTCCTGCTGGATATTCTGACGACGCTAGGATTCGATTCGTTTGAGGACGAGTTCGGGATTGAATCTGACCAAGAAGAGGTACGTCACGAAATTCGAGAGAAGACGGATCAAGAGTTCGAGAAACGCCTGTCCGTCCGGTCTCTTTGA